Proteins from a genomic interval of Nematostella vectensis chromosome 5, jaNemVect1.1, whole genome shotgun sequence:
- the LOC116601379 gene encoding G-protein coupled receptor 161 isoform X1, with amino-acid sequence MNSTDAKFYQLSELHSPAPKSRPPRAEAEKIAESISLVLIFLVAFLANGTICTALAHPIRRRTAFNLLLISLTLANLLISVLVVPFALASVISDKWLFGSLWCHTTGFLMSVLMSASNLSVAVIAVYRYYLIVKPLSVKIDLPRARRMTGFIWMTSLVLGLPPLFGWNTYSYSPGKAYCTVTWLSTVPGVVYCTFYACVVFLVPVFLLVFVYRAIYIRAKKQRQRTGYDPHNELYSNGYMGSSHSLDLLCGCFPRGNVIYDRDYYGRKPSAVPYISSVSTSSLSPDFSPQASPTKSTEGDYSRRSRITRTVSTHSRIIQQRTFQSASAIVTLLVVSTIPYVITNMYSSFTYNIPNYVIDFVTSWLCLSLVATHPITYGFSSRPIRRLVLRLPWLRLLWSARDIGHWRNGDYRPSAVHRNEALEESTA; translated from the coding sequence ATGAACTCCACCGACGCGAAATTTTACCAGCTCTCCGAACTCCACAGCCCCGCCCCTAAAAGCCGACCCCCTCGAGCCGAAGCCGAGAAGATTGCCGAATCCATCTCTTTGGTACTTATTTTCCTGGTAGCGTTTCTGGCAAATGGTACCATCTGCACTGCCTTGGCTCATCCAATCAGAAGGCGCACTGCATTCAATTTGCTTCTTATCTCATTAACACTCGCCAATCTGTTAATATCAGTGCTTGTAGTCCCATTTGCGTTGGCTTCTGTGATTTCCGACAAGTGGCTCTTTGGCTCCCTGTGGTGCCACACCACAGGGTTTCTGATGAGTGTATTGATGAGCGCTTCGAATCTTTCCGTGGCTGTGATTGCAGTGTACCGTTACTACCTCATAGTCAAACCTTTATCCGTTAAGATCGATCTACCAAGAGCAAGACGCATGACGGGATTTATTTGGATGACGTCACTCGTACTAGGCCTTCCGCCGCTCTTTGGATGGAATACTTACTCTTATTCACCCGGCAAAGCTTATTGCACGGTCACGTGGCTGTCCACCGTGCCTGGCGTCGTTTATTGCACATTTTACGCATGCGTCGTATTTCTAGTCCCAGTCTTCCTTCTCGTGTTTGTTTACCGCGCTATTTATATTCGGGCCAAGAAGCAGCGCCAGAGGACTGGGTACGACCCGCATAATGAGCTCTACTCGAATGGCTACATGGGTAGTTCCCATTCCCTAGATCTGCTCTGTGGGTGTTTCCCGCGTGGGAATGTTATCTATGATCGTGACTATTATGGCAGAAAGCCTTCCGCTGTCCCATATATATCATCTGTGTCGACCTCTTCTCTTTCACCAGACTTTAGCCCCCAGGCCTCTCCGACAAAATCGACCGAAGGAGACTATAGTCGAAGGTCCCGTATAACCCGCACTGTATCCACACATAGTCGTATTATTCAACAGAGAACATTTCAAAGCGCCAGTGCCATTGTTACTCTATTAGTTGTCTCCACAATTCCGTACGTCATTACCAACATGTACTCGAGTTTTACCTACAACATTCCTAATTACGTCATCGATTTTGTGACGTCATGGCTATGCCTCAGTTTGGTGGCCACTCATCCAATCACGTACGGGTTCTCGAGCAGGCCTATTAGGCGTTTGGTGTTGCGACTCCCTTGGTTGAGATTGCTGTGGTCCGCGCGTGATATTGGCCACTGGAGGAATGGTGACTACAGACCAAGTGCGGTGCATAGGAATGAGGCTCTAGAGGAAAGCACAGCGTAG
- the LOC116601379 gene encoding uncharacterized protein LOC116601379 isoform X2, with amino-acid sequence MSLIPVTLIGGFVLLCASPFIIGGMIIAAPFVLSSLCALAAFLCFGALMVFICYILHFVYIRVYDKSHGTIHVLVGYISDMTQPLGLVRALCKEGFFSLGLATLKTCVMEMVRRTGRYGLAILRRAAKQPHNWTSLVRFLMELWLTPVRVLAKAAIMAVVIPYRVWRKVVGFVTGVITLITDVVYQVFGIRLRMIFNTIISVIHQAAYNIIIFWVHMILGACGMVAGHAREILHFPQRVMLRARDNIIRIQHLTYRARAVPILGFVSYICDAAIFIPSLVITNTISTIFSLVEHVILVFLSCVEASHSRARNVVNSYVSLPRGVIYVLARDYCWVRPLDTIRTWLRHNVELPEILCDVAETAFANEVTKVTGRSSHRVNRRRSTST; translated from the coding sequence ATGTCACTAATCCCGGTGACTCTGATTGGTGGGTTCGTGCTTCTTTGTGCCTCGCCCTTTATCATTGGTGGGATGATAATAGCAGCACCCTTTGTGCTGAGCTCGCTGTGTGCTCTGGCAGCCTTTCTTTGTTTTGGAGCACTAATGGTCTTTATTTGCTACATACTTCACTTTGTCTACATCCGGGTGTATGACAAGTCACACGGGACAATACATGTCTTAGTGGGATACATATCTGACATGACGCAACCTTTGGGCTTGGTGCGTGCCCTGTGTAAGGAGGGGTTCTTTTCGCTTGGACTCGCTACTCTGAAGACGTGCGTAATGGAAATGGTGCGCCGAACGGGGAGATACGGACTCGCGATCCTGCGCAGAGCTGCAAAACAACCGCATAATTGGACCTCCTTGGTCCGCTTCCTGATGGAGTTGTGGTTGACACCTGTCCGTGTGCTAGCCAAGGCGGCCATCATGGCGGTCGTCATTCCATACCGTGTATGGCGCAAAGTGGTAGGGTTCGTCACCGGAGTCATCACCCTCATTACCGACGTGGTGTACCAGGTCTTCGGGATTCGCCTTCGGATGATATTCAATACCATTATCAGCGTTATTCACCAGGCTGCGTATAACATCATTATATTCTGGGTGCACATGATTCTGGGTGCTTGCGGGATGGTCGCGGGACACGCACGAGAAATACTACACTTTCCGCAACGAGTCATGCTACGAGCCCGCGATAACATTATTCGAATCCAGCACCTCACATACCGCGCACGCGCCGTGCCGATCCTTGGGTTCGTGTCTTACATCTGCGACGCCGCGATATTCATCCCGTCCCTAGTTATAACCAATACCATCAGCACGATCTTTTCACTTGTTGAGCACGTGATCCTAGTCTTCCTCAGCTGTGTAGAGGCAAGTCACTCACGTGCACGGAACGTGGTCAACTCATACGTCAGTCTACCACGGGGAGTCATCTACGTGCTCGCGCGTGACTATTGTTGGGTAAGGCCGCTGGATACTATTCGGACGTGGTTACGTCACAACGTAGAGCTACCCGAAATCCTTTGCGATGTAGCCGAGACTGCATTCGCAAATGAAGTTACCAAGGTAACGGGTCGCTCCTCTCACCGTGTTAACCGGAGACGCAGCACGTCGACATAG